One segment of Deltaproteobacteria bacterium DNA contains the following:
- a CDS encoding YjbQ family protein — MVHTLNIQTTAQTELIDITPEVQEVVRQSGLQDGLCHIFVPHTTAAVTINENADPSVKADILMILNKLISPQEPYRHLEGNSPAHIKASLVGSLETVFIEGGRLGLGTWQGIFFCEFDGPRRRKFKIKLVQG; from the coding sequence ATGGTCCATACCTTAAATATCCAGACTACGGCGCAGACCGAATTGATCGATATCACCCCTGAGGTTCAGGAAGTTGTCCGCCAAAGCGGCCTGCAGGATGGTCTCTGCCATATTTTTGTTCCCCATACCACGGCCGCTGTGACCATCAACGAAAATGCCGACCCCAGTGTGAAGGCAGATATTCTGATGATCTTAAATAAACTGATCAGTCCTCAGGAGCCCTATCGCCATCTGGAGGGTAACTCCCCGGCCCACATCAAAGCCAGTCTGGTGGGCTCTCTGGAGACTGTCTTTATCGAAGGCGGACGCCTGGGGCTGGGCACCTGGCAGGGAATATTTTTCTGTGAATTTGATGGCCCCCGCCGCCGCAAGTTTAAGATCAAGTTGGTTCAAGGGTAA
- the pyrR gene encoding bifunctional pyr operon transcriptional regulator/uracil phosphoribosyltransferase PyrR has product MNSLHRSVTMNAVEFDQTLERLTEEILSQQPDLSRLVVVGIRTGGAFLAQRLGEKIRQRRATQVPVGILDITLYRDDWTRISHKPQVGRTELSFSIDDQDVVLVDDVLFTGRTVRAALDALIDFGRPRRIRLAVLVDRGGRELPICPDFVGQTLDLSREQRVNVYFREQDDPDQVAIESVDFNQK; this is encoded by the coding sequence ATGAATTCTTTACATCGATCAGTTACTATGAACGCGGTGGAATTCGATCAGACCCTGGAGCGTTTGACCGAGGAGATTCTATCGCAACAGCCTGACCTCTCCAGGCTGGTGGTGGTGGGAATTCGCACCGGAGGGGCCTTTTTGGCTCAGCGTTTAGGGGAGAAAATTCGGCAACGGCGGGCGACACAGGTACCGGTAGGCATTCTCGATATTACCCTGTACCGGGATGACTGGACTCGCATCAGTCACAAACCGCAGGTAGGCCGCACTGAGCTGTCCTTTTCGATCGACGATCAGGACGTAGTCCTGGTAGATGATGTGTTATTCACCGGCCGCACGGTGCGGGCCGCGCTCGATGCCCTGATCGATTTCGGCCGGCCTCGCCGGATCAGGCTAGCGGTGCTGGTGGATCGAGGCGGCCGGGAGCTACCCATCTGTCCTGATTTTGTGGGGCAAACTTTAGATTTATCCCGGGAGCAACGGGTCAACGTCTATTTCCGGGAACAGGACGACCCCGATCAGGTGGCCATCGAATCCGTTGATTTTAACCAAAAATGA